The stretch of DNA TAGATATACAAAAAAATAAAGAGCGCTCACCAGAAACATTTAATGAAATAGTAAATATTACTCTTCCATTTTATATGTTTTATAGAAAAATGTTTGGTGGTGTATCAAGGTTAGAAGAAGATAATTATCAAATAACACACAGCGAGATAGATGTTTTGTCTTCTTTAAAAATATCAGGAAATGAAGAATATATATTAAGTCCTACTAGATTAAATGAAAGATTACTATTCACAGCAGGAGCTATTACAAAGGTCTTAAAAAAACTTGAAGAAAAAGAATACATCGAAAGATTGGATAATAAATTTGATAAAAGAGGAAAACTTGTAAAACTTACTCCATTAGGTAGAGAAGTTCACGATAAAGTTATGAAAGATATTTTAGAATTTGAAGAAAAATGTTTCTCTTCTTTAAATGAAGAAGAGAAACAAACTATGAAAAATCTTTTTATTAAATTATTAAAATCTTAATATCCTAACTCTTCATCAACTAAAATGATGATAATTCTATCTTTATCATCAGCTTTTACCCATGAAAATTTATTTGCGATATTATCAATATTATGTTTTGGTTCTTTTCCAAATGAAATTGCTTTTTTATTCATTCTATCTATATTTTTAATAGCAGCAACTTCCATAACTCTTTTAAAACCAAGTTCTAAATTTTCAACAATTTTATTAACACCAACAATTAATAAAACATTTGTAGGTCCATAAGAAAAAGCAGCAACTCTGTTTCCACTACCATCAGCATTTACAAGCTTTCCATCTTTTGTCAAAGCATTTGTACTTGTAACAAAAATATCAGAAACTAAACCTTGTTTTCTTCTTTTTATATTTTCATCCATAGAAATACCATCTTCATATTGGTTAAACAAAGTAATATCTTTTTTATTAAGTAAATAATCCAATAATCCAATTTCAACAACACTAACTGAACCACCTAAACCTACACTCATTCCTGATTTTATATATGTTTTTGATAATTCCAACGCCTCTTCTTTTGTTTTTACAAAATGTGCGTCATATCCACATGATTTTAAAATTTGAATCAATTCTTTCATGGTAAGTATCCTATTTTTAAATTGGCATATTATTCAATTATTAAGCTTAATCTTTTAGTAAAAATTGTCCTATACTTTTATCTTTTTTAAGTTTTGAATGATCAATAACAACTCCATGCATAGATAAATAAATTCCATTTTCAATAGGTGCATTTAAAAATCCAATAGCTTGTGAAAAATTCATAGTAGCTTCAACTTCATCAATACTCATAGGAACCATCGCACCTGTAAAAACTATCTTTTTACTTTCAACTTTACCATCAATAAATTGGGCTGTTAAATCAACTGTATCCGTTCCATGAATAATGATTATTTTATCACTTGTACTATTTTGTATCTCTTTTAGAATAGTTTCTCTATCTTCTTGTGTAAACTCCAAACTATCTTTTGAAACTATATTTTTAATGTCAAATTTCACATTAAAACAAGATTTTACAATCTTGTCTAAAGCGATATTATCATTTGGAACTTCAAGTTGTCCCTTGATTGGGTTATATCTTTTGTTAAAAGTTCCACCTGTATTTAATACAGTTATTTTCATTTTGTTTCCTTAATAAAATTATTTACCATATTTTCAGGTTTTAATAACTCATCTAATTCCTCTTTTGTAAATAACTTTTGTTCTAAAATAATGTCATAAACTCTTTTATTTGTTTTAAGAGCCTCTTTTGCCAAACTAGAACATTTTTCATATCCAATAATTGGATTTAAACAAGTTACTATAGTTACAGAATTTAAGATATTTGCCATACAAACATCTTCATTTGCTGTGATTCCTTTGATACATTTTTCACCCAAAGAATAAAATGCTCGTCTCATCATATTAATTGAAGTAAAAAGTTTATAAGCAATCAATGGTTCAAATACATTTAATTGTAATTGACCATGTTCACTTGCCATCGCAATAGTCATATCAGCGCCAATTACTTCAAAAGCTACTTGATTTACAACTTCAGGAATTACTGGATTTACTTTTCCAGGCATAATAGAACTTCCTGGTTGTAATGGTGGAAGATTTATTTCATTAAATCCAGCCCTTGGTCCTGAACTTAAAAGTCTTAAATCATTACAAATTTTTGATATTTTTATTGCAACACTTTTTAACATTCCTGAAATATGAACAAATGAACCTGTATCTTGAGTAGCTTCAATTAAATCTCCAGCACTTATATAATCAACACCTGTAACTTCTCTCAAGTTTGAAATAACTTTTCTTTGGTACGAAGCTTTTGTATTAATTCCCGTTCCAATAGCAGTTGCACCTAAATTTACCTCTTTTAAAAGAGCTTGAACATTTCTTAATCTATAAATATCATCATCAATCATAACCGCAAAAGTTTTAAACTCTTGACCTAAAGTCATAGGAACAGCATCTTGAAGTTGTGTTCTTCCCATTTTTAAAACATCTTTAAACTCAATAGCTTTTTCTTCAAAACAATCCCTTAGAAATCTCAAAGCATCTTTTAATTTATAAATTAATTCATGAAGAGTAAGTTTTATTGCCGTTGGATAAACATCATTTGTAGATTGGCTCATATTTATATGATTATTTGGATGAATAAATTCATAAGAACTTTTTGGTTTACCCAAAATCTCTAAAGCACGATTTGCAATAACTTCATTTGCATTCATATTTGTAGAAGTTCCAGCTCCACCTTGAATTGGGTCAACAATAAATTGATCATGAAATTTTCCATCAATTATTTCATTACAAGCTTGAACTATTGCATCTTTTTGAATATCAGTTAAATCACCTAATTCAAAGTTTGTCAAAGCACAAGCTTTTTTAACTTTTGCAAGGGATTTTATAAAATTTGGAAACAAAGAAATATCTGTTTTTGTAATATTAAAATTCTCTTTTGCTCTTAAAGTTTGAATTCCATAATATTTATTTAATTCAATTCTTTTTTCACCTAAAAAATCTTTTTCTATTCTGTATAATTTTTCCATAATAATCCTCTTATTTAATAATTTTCAATTCATCTTAAAATAATATACAACTAAAGTGTATAAAAAGTAGTTTTTTTAATTTTGTAAAGTATACCCCTCTTGAGGTATATTTTTGATTACATTTATTGGTATTTTATGTCTTAATTCTTTAATAAATGATTTTAAAGCATGGGTTGTCATTTCTTTGTCATTCCAAAGTTGAAATTCTATTTCTTCATATTTTAAAAGTGAACCTTTTTTTTTGTATAAAAGCTCCAAAAAATCTTTTTCTCTTTTTCTCAAAGGAATAATTTCACTTCCTTTATAAATCAATTCTCTTTTTTGTAAATCTAAAATTAAATTCTCGCATAATGAAATTGGTTTTATAGCTTTTATTAAATATTTTTCTAAAGCCTCATTTAGTTTTTTTGTATTTAAAGGTTTTAAAATAAAGTGATTAATATTTAAATTAATTAGTTCCATCAAATACTCTTCATTTGAATAAGCTGTTAACATTATTATCATAGTTTCTGTATCTGTTTCTCTAATTCTTTTTACAAAATCTAAACCATTACAATTTTTCATTTGTATATCAGTTAAGATAATTTTGGGTTTATAATAATCATATAATTCATAAGCTTCATATCCATCTCTTGCTTCATAAACCTCATTAAAATAGTATTTTAAAGTACTAACAATCATTTCTCGAATACCATCTTCATCTTCGACACATAATATTGAAATATTTTTTAACTCTTTTAATAACTCTTGTTGCATAATTTATCCTGCAATTATGATTTTGAAAACTGCACCTTCTTCATCATTATAAACACTAAGTTCTCCACCCATATTTCGCTCAATTATAAGTTTTGAAATATAAAGCCCAAGTCCCGTTCCTTTTGATGAATCTTTTGTACTATAATATGGATCAAAAATCAATTCTTGATTTTTTTCATCTATCCCACCTGCATTATCTTTTATAGTTATGATTGATAAAACTCCTTTAGAATCTATACTCATATCTATTCGTGGATTTTTAATCTCTTTTTCAACTAATATATCTTTTGCATTACTAAGTAAATTTAAAATAACTTGTGCAAATTCCGTTGGATAACCGTAAACTTTTTTATCATTTTTTATATTAACATTTAACTTTATTCCAAAATTTTTTAAAGTTGCATCTATAATATTTATAGCTTTTGAACAAGCCTGAGAAACTAAAAATTCCTCTTTTATTTTATCTGGTTTATAAAAATTCCTAAAATCATCAATTGTATTTGACATAAATTCAATCATTTTATCGCTTTTTTCAATAGCGCTATAAATATGATTTTCATCAACTTTCTTAAATCTTGTTGCAGTTTCTAATTCCATTAAAATACTCGATAACTGAGTAAGTGGTTGTCTCCATTGATGGGCAATCATACTAATCATTGAACCAATTCTTGCAAGTTTTGCTTGTTCTAATATCTTTTTATCTTTTTGTTTAGCCTCTTGAATTCCACATTGAACTTTCATAAACAAACTATCATTTAAAGCTTTTAAATCATCTTCCCTATTTTGAACCTGCTTTTTATATTTTTTTATGACATCTTTTATAATTGAAATCATAAGAAAAGAAAAAAATGTCATAAAAATAAGAACAACAAAAGAAACAACAATTATAAAATCTGAAAATAACTCTTCTCTTTTTTTTTGTTCCTCAATTTTTTCTTTAACTAACAAATCTAATGTTTGATTATCAATATTTGTTTTAATATAAAGTTTTTTATACTCATCTAAATCTAATTGGAAATTACTTTGCGAAAGTTTTAAATTATATGAAATTGAAAGAAAAGAGATAAATAAGATGCAAAAGAGAGGCATAATAACAGTAAAAAAAGGTATTCCTTCTTTATTAAACATAAAAAACCTTCCGTAATAATTCTAAATCTATAATGTCTAAATATTACTTAAAAGTGTTAGGAGAAATATTAAATATTCCTCCTAAAAATATATAAAAACTAAATTTAATTAATCTTTTGACTTCTTGTCATTAATATTATCAACAATCTCTTTCCACATCTCTTTTTCAAAATTAAACTCTTCATAATCGTTATATCTAAGAACAGGTGTTTTGCCCTCTTTTATTTGTCTTTCATAACCTTTAATTAATTTTAATACTGGTTTATATAATAAAGTAATAACTATCATATTAATAATTGCTAATAATCCCATAGTTAAATCTGCAAAGGCGAAAATAGAACTTAAATCTTGGAATGAACCCCATACAACAAGTAAAATACAAGAAATTCTAAAAATATTAAACACTGTAATATTTCCTTTGCTAAAGAAATTTAAACTATTTTCAGCTAAATAGTAGTTATAAATCATTGAAGAAAAACCAAATAAAAATAGTGCAAATGTAATAAAATATCCACCCAATGGTCCAATATGTTCTATTAAAGCATTTTGAGTTAATAAAATTCCTTGAACACCAGTTACTCCTGGCGTATAAACACCTGATAGAAGAATAATAAAGGCTGTACAAGAGCATAAGATGATTGTATCGATAAATACTGAGAATGATTGAACTATTCCTTGTTGAACAGGATGTGCAACATAAGCAACAGCTGCAACATTTGGTGCACTTCCAAGTCCAGCTTCATTTGAGAACATACCTCTTTTTGCACCTTGTAAAATAACTGCTCCAATTCCCCCTGCTATTGCAGAACTTGGATTAAATGCCTCAGTAACTATCATTGTTATTAACGATGGGATTTCACTTAAATTTAAGGCAATAACAACAAGTGCAATTAATAAATATCCTAAAGCCATTATTGGAACAATAACTTCTGACATTTTAACAATTCCCCTTACTCCACCAAAAATTGTAATTCCAAAAACAATACTTAATACAATTCCACTTACCCAAGTTGGTAAATTAAATGATGCTTCAAATGAAGTAGAAATAACAAATGATTGAGTTGCATTAAATGCAAGTCCAAAAGTAATTAAAATTAAAATAGAAATTACTATACCTAACCATCTTTGACCTAAACCTTTAGTGGCATAATACGCAGGACCACCTCTATAAACACATGAATCTAATCCATCTTTTTCTTTGTATAATTGAGCTAATGAACACTCAAAGAAGCTTGTAGCCATTCCAACTAAAGCAATAACCCACATCCAAAATACAGCACCTGCTCCACCAAGAGTAATAGCAACTGCAACACCAGCGATATTTCCAACTCCAACACGACCAGAAACACTTAGCATTAATGCTTGGAATGAACTAATATGTCCATCTTTATCATGCACAGTACCTTTTAAAATATTGAACATTTTAAAAAAATATCTAAATTGAACAAATCTAGAACTAATAGTAAAAAAAACTCCAAGAGCTGGTAGTAAATATATTAAAATATTTCCCCAGATAAGATCATTTAGAAATGTGTTAATTTCTGCAAACATTTTATCTCCTTAATTTATATATAGAAAACTTTATCATCTCTTAGAGTGTTAAAAGTGTGTTTTATAAACTTACAGAGAAAATTTGAAGAAAAAAAAACTGAAACAAAAAAGTTTCAGTTTTATTAAGATTTTAAAAGAGATTATTTTTTTAATTCTTTAACTATTTTTATTAAATAATCAGCAGAGTTTTTAGCACTTGATTTTAAAAATTCATCAAAATCAAATCCAGCATCCATATCAGCACTATCAGAAATAGCTCTTAAAATAAAAAATGGAATATTTAAAGCATCACAAACAACTGCAACACTTGCCCCTTCCATTTCTAGTGCATCTGCTTTAAAAGTATTTTGAATAAAATCTTTTCGTTCACTTGAGTGAACAAACTGATCACCAGTTGCAATAGTTCCCTCAATCACTTTTAAATTATTTTCATTTGCAACTTTTATTGCTATTTCTCTTAAATATTTAGTAGTTTCAATAAATACTTTTCCTCCTGGCACATATCCATTTGGATGACCAAAAGCTGTAATATCTAAATCATGTTGACAAAGTTTATCAGCAATTATTAAATCACCAATTTGAAGTTCAGAATTAATTCCACCAGCAACTCCTGAAAAAAGTAATGTATCACACCCAAATTTTTCAATCATTGTAGCAGCTGTTAAACTTGCAAATACTTTTCCAATTTTTGAATAAGCAATTACAATATCTAAATCATTATATGAAACTTCGTAATATTTATTATTAGCAAATTCAACAACATTTACTTTTTCAAAGTAAGCTAAAAGAGGTTCTATTTCCTCTTCCATTGCACCCATAATTGCTAATTTAGTCATTTAATTCACCTATCACTGCTTCTAATGTTTTCATATCTGAAACATTTAAAGTAGGTTTATCTGTAATTTTTTTGTTTAAACCTTTTAAAACTATTCCATTTCCAAATTCAATAAACAAATCAACTTCATCACTATGAGCTGTAATTGATTGTTTATATTTTACAGGTTTTGTAAGTTGAGAAGCTAATAAATCAATTGCTTCATCTTTTGTTGAGTATGCTTTTGTACTTACATTTGAAATAACTGGCATAAACTCTTCTTTTAAGAATTCTTCTAAATAAGGTTTTAAATTTTCAACAGCACTTCTTAATAATTCACAATGTGATGCAACTGACATATCTAGAACTATTGCTCTTTTTGCACCAGCTGCTTTAAATACATCAACTAAAGACTCTAAATCAGCCTTAATACCTGCAAGTACAAGTTGTCCATCCATATTATAGTTTGCTGGCCAAACTTGTTTCCCAAGCTCTCTTTGTTCAAGACATACTTTTTCAACAGTTTCATCATCAATTCCTACTAGTGCCATCATACCAGCACCTCCACCAGAACAAGCTTGAGTCATAAATAAACCTCTTTTATGAACTAATTCGATAGCATCTAAATAATCAATTGCACCAGCAGCTACTAAAGCTGAAAATTCACCCAAAGAATGACCTAAAACAAACTCTGGTGTAATATTACACTTTTCTTTAAAAATTGCATTTGCTATTGAACTAACTAATAAAATAGCAGGTTGAGTAAATTCTGTTTTTCCTAAATTTTCATTTTCTTCAAATAAAAGTTTTTCAAAATTAATACCTAATCTTGTACTTGCTTTTGAAATCATATCTTTAGCAATATCACTATTTTCAAAGAAATCTTTTCCCATCCCTATAGTTTGACTTCCTTGACCAGGAAAAATAAAAGCTATTTTTTTCATGTTGAGTACCTCTTTGTATATAAATTAAATAAATTAGTTCAAACTAAAACCATTTTTTAAAGTTAAAAATTAACCCTAAAAAATAGTTTTGCCCAAATGTAAAGATACACTTGGGCAAATAATTTATATTTTGATTATATAAAAAGTAATTAGTGACAACCACATCCACCATGAGAATGTCCGTGTTCTTTTTCTTCTGTTCCACAAGAACCACCACCATGAGAATGAGAGTGACCTCCGCCACCACAACATCCACCACCCATAGCAGCCATACCACCAACAACACCTGTTTGAACTTCTTCTTCAGTTGCATCTCTTAAAGATAAAATTGCAACAGAGAACATTAAAGTTCTTCCAGCCATTGGATGATTATAATCAATTGTAACTTCTGCATCACTAAATGATTTAACTACAACTTGTACAGTTTCACCATGTTCTCCTGTTCCATATAAAGACATACCTGCAACTAATTCAATACCAGCAAATTGCTCTTTTGGTAAAGTTTGAACAGCTTCCTCATTATATTCACCATAAGCATCAACAGGTTGAACTAAAACATCTGCTTCTTCATTTGCTGACATTTCAATTAATTTTGATTCAAGTCCTGGAATAATTTGCCCTTTTCCTGAAATAAATTCTAAAGGAGCTTGACCAACATTTGTATCTAATTGCTCACCAGTTTTTGCATCTTTTAATGTATATTCAATACCTATAACTTTTGACATAATTTTTCCTTATTTAATATTTTATAATTTTGATAAATTTTGTTTTGCTGTTTTTGCTTCATTTGAACTTGGATAAAGATCAATTAAAGTACTATAAAAGCTTTTTGCGTTATCTTTATCTTTTGTTTTCTCAAATGAAATAGCGCTATGCAATAATAATGTTGGCATATAAGCTGCTTTGTCGTTCAATATAGCAGATTTTTTGTAATGACTTATTGCAAGGTCATATTTTTTTCTCATATACCAATTTTGTGCTAAATAAAAATTTACTTCAGCTGGTTTGTAATTTGTCTCAAGAAGTTTTTCATATTTTGGTGTTGATGCACTATAATTTTTTGAATCGAAATCTTGTTTTGCTTCTTTCATTAAATTTAGCTTATCTTCTGGAGTTGTTAATTTTTTAGCAGATACTTCACTACTTGCTGTTGAATCTACAGCTGTTGTATTAGCATCTAATTTTGTTGTAGGAGAAACTTGAGAAGTTTTTATTCCTGCAGCTTTTTTTAAAGCTTCAAACTCTTCTCTTGTTATAAATTGTTGCATATTTTTTTCTAATTCGTTAGAAGAAACATACTCTGAATTGATTTTATTAACAGCCGCTGTTAATTTTGTTAGCGCAGCTTTCAATCCGTTAACTGTTTCAGCCAACTGGGCATCACCACCTTGTGAAGATGCAGGAATATTACTATTAGAACCTAAATCTGAAGACGTACCAACTCTTTGCATTAATTCATCAACTTTTCTTGAAGTTGTATTTAATTTTGCTGAATCACCTTCATATGTAGATTCTAAGCCTTCTAATCTATTTTTAATAGAATCAAGTAAAGAATTAATATCACCAACTTTTGATGTCAATGAGTTTATACTTGCTTGATTTTTTAAAATGTGTTTTTCAGATGAATTTAGTCCATAAGAACCATTTTCACTAGAATCATTCGATCCATAAACCGAAACCTCTTCGGCTACGGTTAATGAACTTACTATTAAAAAAGATAGAAGATACTTAGTCATCGAAATTATTTACTTAATTCGTGTTCAACTCTTCTGTTTTTTGCCCAACAATCTTTAGTTTTCTCAGTACAAACTGGAGAACTTTCACCTAAAGAAACTAAAGCAACATTAGCAGTAACACCATTAGCAACTAATACATCTTTAACAGAGTTAGCTCTTTTTAAACCTAATGCATAGTTATACTCATCTGATCCCCACTCATCTGTGTTACCAGATACAGTTACAGTTGTATCAGCAGTTAATGCAGATAATTTAGTAGCATTTGAAGTTGCTTTATCTTTGTTTTCTGAAGTTAAGTTATATTTGTCAAATGCAAAATATACATGCTCAATTAAAACTTTTTGACCATTGATCATATAATAATTACCATTTGCAGCTTTTTCTAAAGCTGAAAAACCACCATCAGAAAGGTTAGCATCTGCATTTGTATTTACAGATTCTTGAGCTCCGTTATCAACATTCATATCAGCATTTTTTTCACTACAACCTGTAGAGAATAACATTGCCGCAACTAGTAAAGAATAAACACCTAATTTTTTCATAATTTTGTCCTTGAAATAAAATTTGCTGAAATAATACAAGAGTGAACCTTAATTATTGTTTATAAAATAAAAATCTAGAAAAACAAAAATAAATAAATGGAATTAATCTAATCTCATTTATTTATTTTTATTTTTAATTGTTAGATTTATTCTATATAAATAACTTTATAAACACTATAAAATAGTACATATTTATAATAAATAATATTTTAAAATAATTTTATAAATAGAATATATATTAAAAATCAATTATCATACTTCTACTATTTCTAATATATTAAAATTAGAAAAAATCATTAACAACTCTAATATTATTTGATAAAATCTTTATTTAGTCGATTATTTGTTCTATGCTACAATCACTAATTATAAAAAGATTTTTTTTATTTTAATTTTTAAGTATATTAATTGTAACTTATTGATACATTATCATATGTTAACAAATGAATAATTTATGAAAGGAATTTATAAAAATAGTAAATTGATTGTATTAGGAAATATATAAGTTAAGAGAAATATTGATTATTAACTGTAAAGCTTTATAATTTATATAAAGCTTTACAGAACTATAGAAATTACCAATCTATAGATTGAATTCTTTTACCTTTTAATGGGAATAAAAATGATTTACTATACGACAATCTTATGATTCCTATAGAACTAGATCCACCAGAAGTTTTTATAAACAATAATGTTTCTCCATCTGTAGAAAACTTAGGAAACTGATTAATACCACTTGAAGTTAATCTTTTCATACTATCTGTTTTTGTAGAAATTAAATATAAATTAAAGCTTTTATCACCCATTTCATTAGAAGAGTCTTTACTACTATATACAATATTATTACCAAAAGCCGTAGCTGAAGAGTTATTATTACTATGATAAACTAATCGCTCTACAGAACTTGAATTAATACCTTGTGCAAAAATATTAGGATTTCCTAATCTATCAGAAACGAATACTATTCGTGTATCATTTTCAATAAAATGACCACCAACATCAATTCCTCCAAACTTAGTTACCTGAGTTTGTTTTTTTGTTCGAGTATCATATACGAAAATATCTGGTTGTCCAGTAGGAGAAGCTGTAACTAAAAGCTTTGTACCATCTGCATTAACATCTGAACAAGCTAACATACCATCTGATTCCATAATAATTTCTTTACTTCTATTATAAATATTTAATTTAACCAAAGTTGGTTTTTTATAATTATAAGTTGTGTAATAAATAGTTTTTTGTTCTTTATCCGCCCATTTAGGGAAAATATTTAAACCACCAGTAACAACAGTTTTCTTATAAGTTAAAGTATAATCTCCTATCATAATATCAGCAGAACCCGAAGCTGTATATGTAGAAAATACTACAAATTTTTCCATCCAATCAATACTTGGAGCTTTAAAAAATGCATTAGTTGAAATAGCTGCTTTATGAGCTAAAAAAACATATCTATCT from Arcobacter suis CECT 7833 encodes:
- a CDS encoding MarR family winged helix-turn-helix transcriptional regulator yields the protein MNINELEIDIQKNKERSPETFNEIVNITLPFYMFYRKMFGGVSRLEEDNYQITHSEIDVLSSLKISGNEEYILSPTRLNERLLFTAGAITKVLKKLEEKEYIERLDNKFDKRGKLVKLTPLGREVHDKVMKDILEFEEKCFSSLNEEEKQTMKNLFIKLLKS
- a CDS encoding lactate utilization protein, producing MKELIQILKSCGYDAHFVKTKEEALELSKTYIKSGMSVGLGGSVSVVEIGLLDYLLNKKDITLFNQYEDGISMDENIKRRKQGLVSDIFVTSTNALTKDGKLVNADGSGNRVAAFSYGPTNVLLIVGVNKIVENLELGFKRVMEVAAIKNIDRMNKKAISFGKEPKHNIDNIANKFSWVKADDKDRIIIILVDEELGY
- a CDS encoding asparaginase domain-containing protein; protein product: MKITVLNTGGTFNKRYNPIKGQLEVPNDNIALDKIVKSCFNVKFDIKNIVSKDSLEFTQEDRETILKEIQNSTSDKIIIIHGTDTVDLTAQFIDGKVESKKIVFTGAMVPMSIDEVEATMNFSQAIGFLNAPIENGIYLSMHGVVIDHSKLKKDKSIGQFLLKD
- the aspA gene encoding aspartate ammonia-lyase; its protein translation is MEKLYRIEKDFLGEKRIELNKYYGIQTLRAKENFNITKTDISLFPNFIKSLAKVKKACALTNFELGDLTDIQKDAIVQACNEIIDGKFHDQFIVDPIQGGAGTSTNMNANEVIANRALEILGKPKSSYEFIHPNNHINMSQSTNDVYPTAIKLTLHELIYKLKDALRFLRDCFEEKAIEFKDVLKMGRTQLQDAVPMTLGQEFKTFAVMIDDDIYRLRNVQALLKEVNLGATAIGTGINTKASYQRKVISNLREVTGVDYISAGDLIEATQDTGSFVHISGMLKSVAIKISKICNDLRLLSSGPRAGFNEINLPPLQPGSSIMPGKVNPVIPEVVNQVAFEVIGADMTIAMASEHGQLQLNVFEPLIAYKLFTSINMMRRAFYSLGEKCIKGITANEDVCMANILNSVTIVTCLNPIIGYEKCSSLAKEALKTNKRVYDIILEQKLFTKEELDELLKPENMVNNFIKETK
- a CDS encoding response regulator transcription factor, giving the protein MQQELLKELKNISILCVEDEDGIREMIVSTLKYYFNEVYEARDGYEAYELYDYYKPKIILTDIQMKNCNGLDFVKRIRETDTETMIIMLTAYSNEEYLMELINLNINHFILKPLNTKKLNEALEKYLIKAIKPISLCENLILDLQKRELIYKGSEIIPLRKREKDFLELLYKKKGSLLKYEEIEFQLWNDKEMTTHALKSFIKELRHKIPINVIKNIPQEGYTLQN
- a CDS encoding sensor histidine kinase, with protein sequence MFNKEGIPFFTVIMPLFCILFISFLSISYNLKLSQSNFQLDLDEYKKLYIKTNIDNQTLDLLVKEKIEEQKKREELFSDFIIVVSFVVLIFMTFFSFLMISIIKDVIKKYKKQVQNREDDLKALNDSLFMKVQCGIQEAKQKDKKILEQAKLARIGSMISMIAHQWRQPLTQLSSILMELETATRFKKVDENHIYSAIEKSDKMIEFMSNTIDDFRNFYKPDKIKEEFLVSQACSKAINIIDATLKNFGIKLNVNIKNDKKVYGYPTEFAQVILNLLSNAKDILVEKEIKNPRIDMSIDSKGVLSIITIKDNAGGIDEKNQELIFDPYYSTKDSSKGTGLGLYISKLIIERNMGGELSVYNDEEGAVFKIIIAG
- a CDS encoding alanine/glycine:cation symporter family protein; this encodes MFAEINTFLNDLIWGNILIYLLPALGVFFTISSRFVQFRYFFKMFNILKGTVHDKDGHISSFQALMLSVSGRVGVGNIAGVAVAITLGGAGAVFWMWVIALVGMATSFFECSLAQLYKEKDGLDSCVYRGGPAYYATKGLGQRWLGIVISILILITFGLAFNATQSFVISTSFEASFNLPTWVSGIVLSIVFGITIFGGVRGIVKMSEVIVPIMALGYLLIALVVIALNLSEIPSLITMIVTEAFNPSSAIAGGIGAVILQGAKRGMFSNEAGLGSAPNVAAVAYVAHPVQQGIVQSFSVFIDTIILCSCTAFIILLSGVYTPGVTGVQGILLTQNALIEHIGPLGGYFITFALFLFGFSSMIYNYYLAENSLNFFSKGNITVFNIFRISCILLVVWGSFQDLSSIFAFADLTMGLLAIINMIVITLLYKPVLKLIKGYERQIKEGKTPVLRYNDYEEFNFEKEMWKEIVDNINDKKSKD
- a CDS encoding 5'-methylthioadenosine/adenosylhomocysteine nucleosidase, with protein sequence MTKLAIMGAMEEEIEPLLAYFEKVNVVEFANNKYYEVSYNDLDIVIAYSKIGKVFASLTAATMIEKFGCDTLLFSGVAGGINSELQIGDLIIADKLCQHDLDITAFGHPNGYVPGGKVFIETTKYLREIAIKVANENNLKVIEGTIATGDQFVHSSERKDFIQNTFKADALEMEGASVAVVCDALNIPFFILRAISDSADMDAGFDFDEFLKSSAKNSADYLIKIVKELKK
- the fabD gene encoding ACP S-malonyltransferase; the protein is MKKIAFIFPGQGSQTIGMGKDFFENSDIAKDMISKASTRLGINFEKLLFEENENLGKTEFTQPAILLVSSIANAIFKEKCNITPEFVLGHSLGEFSALVAAGAIDYLDAIELVHKRGLFMTQACSGGGAGMMALVGIDDETVEKVCLEQRELGKQVWPANYNMDGQLVLAGIKADLESLVDVFKAAGAKRAIVLDMSVASHCELLRSAVENLKPYLEEFLKEEFMPVISNVSTKAYSTKDEAIDLLASQLTKPVKYKQSITAHSDEVDLFIEFGNGIVLKGLNKKITDKPTLNVSDMKTLEAVIGELND
- a CDS encoding FKBP-type peptidyl-prolyl cis-trans isomerase, coding for MMSKVIGIEYTLKDAKTGEQLDTNVGQAPLEFISGKGQIIPGLESKLIEMSANEEADVLVQPVDAYGEYNEEAVQTLPKEQFAGIELVAGMSLYGTGEHGETVQVVVKSFSDAEVTIDYNHPMAGRTLMFSVAILSLRDATEEEVQTGVVGGMAAMGGGCCGGGGHSHSHGGGSCGTEEKEHGHSHGGCGCH
- a CDS encoding tetratricopeptide repeat protein, which gives rise to MTKYLLSFLIVSSLTVAEEVSVYGSNDSSENGSYGLNSSEKHILKNQASINSLTSKVGDINSLLDSIKNRLEGLESTYEGDSAKLNTTSRKVDELMQRVGTSSDLGSNSNIPASSQGGDAQLAETVNGLKAALTKLTAAVNKINSEYVSSNELEKNMQQFITREEFEALKKAAGIKTSQVSPTTKLDANTTAVDSTASSEVSAKKLTTPEDKLNLMKEAKQDFDSKNYSASTPKYEKLLETNYKPAEVNFYLAQNWYMRKKYDLAISHYKKSAILNDKAAYMPTLLLHSAISFEKTKDKDNAKSFYSTLIDLYPSSNEAKTAKQNLSKL
- a CDS encoding OmpA family protein; the protein is MKKLGVYSLLVAAMLFSTGCSEKNADMNVDNGAQESVNTNADANLSDGGFSALEKAANGNYYMINGQKVLIEHVYFAFDKYNLTSENKDKATSNATKLSALTADTTVTVSGNTDEWGSDEYNYALGLKRANSVKDVLVANGVTANVALVSLGESSPVCTEKTKDCWAKNRRVEHELSK